In Legionella israelensis, the genomic window TAAATTAAGGCAACAGCTTACAATAACACACGCCTGATATCACCCAATGTTTCAGCAATATAGCGCGTAAAACGTGCGGCTTCTGCGCCATCAATCACTCGATGATCGTAGGAAAGAGATAAAGGAAGCATCAGCCTCGGTGCAAATTTATCACCATCATAAACCGGTTTCACTGATGAACGAGACAAGCCAAGAATAGCAACTTCCGGGCCATTCACAATGGGGGTAAAAGCCGTACCACCAATGCCGCCAAGACTTGAAATAGTAAAACAACCACCGCTCATTTCTACCGGCATTAAACCTTTATCACGTGCTTTTGAGCTTAAACGAGCCATTTCCTTGGCAATATCAGCAACCGAAAGCTGCCCCACATCTCGAATGACAGGAACAACGAGGCCATTTTCTGTTTCAACAGCAATACCAATATTAAAATATTTTTTGTAAATTAAATTTTCTCCACTCTCATCCAGAGATGTGTTGAACTGTGGGAATTCCTTTAATGCCTTGCTCACCACTTTGCAGACAAAAGCCAAAACAGTTAACTTATAACCCGCTTTTTTTGCTTTTTCCTGCTCCGTCTTGCGAAATGACTCCAACTCAGTTATATCGGCTTCATCAAATTGAGTTACATGTGGAATATTAATCCATGAGCGGTGAACATTGATGCCAGTCAGCCTTTTAATTTTATTTAAAGGTTTTATATCTATTTCCCCATATTTACTGAAATCGATCTGGGGAGCAGGAGGCAAAGAAACTCCTGTGGCTGTTGTTTTTTCGCTCAGTTTCTGTTTTACATAATTTTGTATATCTTCTTTGGTAATTCTGGATTTTCGACCCGTTCCTTTTACCTTGCCAAGATCTACACCAAATTCCCTGGCTATTTTACGAACCGCAGGCCCGGCAGGAAGCATTACTGCCTCTTCCTTTTCCTGAACCGGTGCTTTGACTGCTTCAGATTTTGTTTCTGTCGTTGGTAGCTTCTCTTCTTTTTCCTTTTTTTTATTCTCTGTCTCTTCAGAAGCTTCTATTTCCACTTTTTTATCTGTTTTAACCTGCAAAGTTAATATCAAATCTCCTTGAGAAACTTTGTCACCTACATTCATACTGATCTTATCAACAACTCCTGCACAAGGAGCTGGTATATCCATGGTGGCCTTATCCCCTTCCAAAGTAATCAGTGCTTGGTCCTTTGAAATTTTATCTCCACTTTGAACCATAATCTCGATCACATCTACATCAGTTGCCCCGCCAATATCAGGAATTCTCACTTCTTTAATTTCTGTTTTTTCATGAGTTTCTTCTTGCTGTTCAGACGGGGTTGATTTTTTACCAGACTCGATATCTTTTTCTGTTTTCTTTTCTGTAGATTTATCCTCTTTACTGGATTTAGCCTCTTGTCCTTCCAATGTTAAAATCAGATCGCCTTCCGAAACTTTATCACCCGCTTTTACTTGAATTTCCTTCACCTTACCTGCTTTGGGAGATGGAATGTCCATACTGGCCTTCTCTGACTCCAAAGTAATTAAAGGAGTATCTGTATCTATTTCATCCCCTTCATTTACTAAAATTTCTATCACATCCACATTGGTAGCACCACCGATATCAGGAACCTTTATTTTATTTTCTTCTGCCATTTTTTCCTCAACAAATGTTTTATGCAGGCTATATATGTTTTATATGTTTTGCCAGCTCAGACTATTTTTAAGATCCGTTGGTATTTTTTCTACCAGCCTGGTCGTAAATCTCCAATGTTCTGTCTTCACTACATATGCATTGAAGATCATTGAAGATTTTCAACTCAAGCTGGCGAAAACATCAAAAAACCTTTAGTTTCTTTAATAAAATTTGGGAAATACATTACTGTGTCACTGGTTCAGGTTTATCAGGATGAATGTCATAACGTTTCATGACCTCAGAAACAAGAGATTTCGAGACATTCCCCTGTTCAGCTAACGCACTTACAGCCGCTAACACAACGTATTTTGCATCCACTTCGAAAAAATGTCTTAATTGTTCACGTGTATCGCTACGCCCATATCCATCTGTACCTAAAGTTATATAAGGTGCTGATATAAACGGACGAATTTGTTCGGCATACAGTCTCATATAATCTGTACTGGCGATAATAGGACCTTTGCGATCTTTTAACTGACTGCTTACATAAGCTTCTCTTGGCTTTGAATCAGGGTTCATGCGATTATACCGTTCCACCGACAAACCATCACGCCGTAATTCGGTAAAACTGGTAATGCTCCAGATATCTGCGGTGATGGAAAAGTCCTCTTTTAACATTCTTGCAGCCTCAATAACTTCTCGTAAAATCGTACCGCTGCCGAGCAATTGAACATGGTTTTTTGACTTTTTCGCAGCTTCCTTAAGCAAATACATGCCTTTAATTATTCCTTCTTCAACGTTTTTAGGCATATCAGGATGGCTATAGTTTTCATTCATAACCGTAATGTAATAAAAAATATTTTCCTGTTTTTCGTACATACGTTTCAAGCCATTTTGAATGATCACCGCGAGTTCATAGGCATAAGTTGGATCATAACTCACGCAATTAGGAATCGTAGAAGACAGTATATGACTGTGTCCATCTTGATGTTGCAATCCTTCACCTGCAAGAGTTGTACGACCAGCCGTTCCGCCCAGCAAAAATCCGCGAGCTTGCATGTCACCAGCCGCCCAGGCTAAATCACCAACCCTCTGGAAACCAAACATTGAATAATAAATATAAAATGGAATCATCGTGAGTTTGTTAGAACTGTAAGAGGTGGCAGCAGCTATCCACGAGCAAAAAGCTCCGGCTTCATTGATGCCTTCCTCCAGAATCTGGCCGTCACGAGCCTCACGATAGTACATGACTTGTTCATGATCAACCGGCGTATAAAGCTGATCGACTGGGGAATAAATACCGATCTGTCTGAATAGACCTTCCATTCCGAATGTTCGACATTCATCAGGTATAATAGGGACAATTCTTGAACCCAATTCCTTATCTTTTAATAAGGTTGACAATATACGAACAAAAGCCATAGTGGTTGATATTTCCCGATCACCTGTCCCTTTTGTTACATTGGAAAATGCCGACAGTTCCGGTATTTTTAAAGGTTCACCTTCCGTTGTTCTGGAAGGTAAATATCCTCCCAAAGCTTCACGTTGTTTTGTCAAAAATTGAATTTCCGGACTCTCATCATCCGGCCGATAAAAGGGAACTTTATCAATATCATCATCACTTATAGGTATACTGAAACGATCTCGGAAAGCACGAAGCTGTTCAATAGTCATTTTCTTTTGTTGGTGGGTAATGTTTTGGCCTTCACCTGCAGCTCCCATACCATAACCTTTAATGGTTTTGGCAAGAATAACCGTGGGACTGCCTGTATGTTCTGTGGCAGCTGTATAGGCGGCATATACTTTTTGTGGATCATGCCCACCACGGTTCAAACGCCAGATTTCATCATCGGAGTAATTTTCAACCATTTTTTTTAATTCAAGATATTGACCAAAGAAGTGTTCTCTTACATACGCACCATCATTGGCTTTATAAGCTTGATAGTCCCCATCTACACATTCTTCCATCCGCTTTTGTAACAGACCCTGGTCATCGCGGGCAAACAATGGATCCCAACGCCCTCCCCAGACCACTTTGATAACATTCCAGCCAGCGCCGCGGAATAGTCCTTCCAATTCCTGGATGATTTTGCCATTACCTCTCACTGGTCCGTCAAGCCGTTGTAAATTACAATTCACCACAAAAATAAGATTGTCTAACTTTTCCCTTGCTGCTATCGATAAAGCACCTACAGATTCAGGCTCATCCATTTCTCCATCACCGAGAAATGCCCATACTTTCCGCCCTTCAGATTTAATCAGGCTGCGATTTTCAAGATATTTTAAAAAACGAGCCTGATAAATGGCTTGTAAAGGACCCAAACCCATGGAAACGGTAGGAAATTGCCAGAAATGACTCATGAGCCAAGGATGAGGATAAGAAGAAAGTCCCTCTCCCTCTACTTCCTGCCTGAAATGAGCAAGCTGTTTCTCTGTCAACCGGCCTTCTAAAAAAGCACGGGCATAAATACCAGGTGAAGAATGTCCTTGTATATACAACAAATCACCGCCGTTTTTACCTTTGGGGCCTTTAAAAAAATAATTAAAACCAATTTCATATAATGTGGCTGCGGAAGCATAAGAGGCAATATGACCGCCCAGCTCGGGAGCATATTTACCAGCTCTTAAAACCATTGCTACGGCGTTCCAACGTATTAAAGCACTGATGCGTTTACCTAATCCATCATCTGGAGGCATTGATTTTTCTGCATGCACAGGAATGGTGTTTCGATAAGGGGTATGAATAGATTCCGTTAAACTCAAGCCTTCAGTTTTCGCCTTTTTGACCAGTTGCTTTAATATAAAAGCAGCGCGTTCTTTTCCATCCACAGCGAAAACAGACTGTAATGCATCAAGCCACTCACGTGTTTCCACTGGATCAATATCATTTTTCATATTATCAGACATGAACAAATACCTCGTAAGCAATCGTATTTATTAACAGCATTTTGATGCTGGTTTAAGTCTTTTCTGTATTATACCATTGCATGATTGAATACAGGTGTCGAAATCAGCGCAACAATTACAGGTGACTTTGCGGCATTGTAGTGGATCACGATAAGAATTCAACTCTCGGGCAACAACTTCTCCCTTTACGCATTGCTCGTGCACATATCTAGAATATTTTTTTCGCGTGGAAAAAATGGATCTGGACTGACAATTACCGCAGCTATCCTTGCATAATTTAAAACAATCATTTTTTTTCATTTGACATGTTATTTTGCATGTAGCCGCGGGAGAAATTGATTTGGTCTTCAGGAAAAGAGCAGAATTTTTCGAATAATGGTTTGAATACATACAACCACTAAGAAATATAACCAAAAAACAACACAATAAATGATACGTGTTTTTCATAGTCTAACTCATTATTATTTTTAATTCGTTAACATTATATTAAGGTCTGTTGACATTTCTACTATCTTGGCCGAAAAACTTTAATTTCTATGTTTTAATGTTCACAGATGTTTTTCAACACACACTTTTCCGAATAATCCAGCAAAACATAGGGTAGGCAACTAAAAGCAAATCAATGATCTGGTACTCTGCATCTGTTTCTTTTTTGCTATAAATTGAGTAAATTTAAAGCGCAAATGCTCATGCTTATTGAAAACTGTCGCTTTCTTCTCTCAATTTTTATCTACAAAATACTGTGATGCAAAATGTCAAAATTAAAATCATACCTGAGATCAACTTTCATAACCACGCGGCAAGTGTAAAAAGAGCCAAAAAGACTAAAAAGACAATCACAGAGTGCTCTACAAGATTTTCTGCTGCGGATATTGAAGCTGTTTTATCTCCTTCTATACTGGCTGCCGCAATACCACATTCACTTAACATGGCATTATTTTTCGCCGGTCCACCAGTAAAATATTTTGCAAAATAATGTGCGCCCCGCTGAAAGTTCCCTACCAACATATAAAATAAGGCAGTCATTCTTGCTGGTAACCAGTCAAGCCAAGCAATAATTAATTTAGCCTTAGCGGCAACAGGTTCATAATCCTGTGAAAGTGAGATGGTTCGGTAGATAATAATGCCAAGCGGGCCAGTCAAAATATACCAAAATAAAACAGCAAATAATTGTCCATTAACTTCTACCAGATATCTGCCAGAAACAGTATTTTGATCAGCGCCTCGGGCATTTACTTTTTTCTCATTAATAGGATAAAAGGGATTTTGTGGTCCAAGGCAATAATAAAGAATAATGATGTTTAAGATCAACCCAAAAAATCCATAAAAGACATCCTCAAGAAAAAACAGTACCAGAGCGGAAATAATGACAATTGGAAGTATAAGACCTATCAAAAGCCATCCGGGGGCAGATAGTGCGCCTAAGGGCTGCAAATTCCTGGCAATAAACGAGTAATATTCCTTAAACCAGCTGAAGCGATTAAACGAAGCCGTATGAATTAAAAAACGTTCACTAAATAAACATAAAACAATGACAAGCAGTTTCATGATCTAATCCTTCCGCATTTTATCCGATAAGGCAATAGGTGTTGGATACTTTAAGACAACAAAATAAGATGAAACGATAAAAGTCAGGATAGTTGTAGCCTGTATCAGATTCGATGCCACTTCGGATATAAGTTTGGTTGCCAGGGCAATGCTTGCTACCAATAAGGAAAATTCACTGGCCTGTCCCAGACGTATACCAACTTCTTTGGAAACCGGCTTCTTCTCACCGGCTTTATAAAGCAGCAACCAAAAAACCAAAGGTTTCAAAATCAGCATAAGTGTAGCTAAGATGCCAGCTGGAATGAGAACCTGGGCTGCATAACTGAAGTTGAAGGTTGCTCCTACAGAAAAGAAAAACATCACCAGAAAAAAATCTCTTAAGGGCTTCAAACTTTCGGCAATGAACAATGAAATCGGACTGGATGCCAGAGCAACTCCTGCAACAAAAGCACCAATATCTTCTGAAAGTCCAAGTTTTTTAGCAGCAACAGATAAACTCAGGCACCAGGCTATAGATAAAAGAAAAACATATTCCTGGGTACGGTCAAAGCGAGCAAGTAATTTTACAAGAACATAACGCTCCACCAAAAAAGCAGAAAGCGTTAATAGAGGAAGTGCTATGCTGACTAAAAGAAGATCCTCAAGACTAAACTGCCCTCCCTGTTCAGCGCCGTTAATGATAATCAGAATAATAATAGCGATAACGTCTTGCATCAATAAGACACTGATCATCACCTCACCTGTATGCTGATGATGAAGTATAGTGGTCGGTAAAAGCTTTAAACCGATGATCGTACTTGAAAACATCATGGATGCGCCAAGCACGAGCGATTCTGTCACGGTTAACCCAAACCAGCGTCCAATAAAATAAGCAATAGCCGCAAACAACAATGAACTGATCAATGCCACCCAGGTTACTTTTTTAAGCATGTGGATTAGATTTTGCGGTTGTAAATGCAATCCCAGCAAAAACAATAGAAACACAATACCTATATCACCGACTTGTTGTATTATACCAACATCGGTAACAAGCCGAAGCCCCCAGGGCCCTAAGACCGCGCCAAGAATAATATAAGCGACGAGCAGAGATTGCCTGGTATATAACACAATAGTAGATAACAACGCTGCGCCTGCAAACACTAAAAAAATTGTATTAAAAACCAAACCATCATGCATATGTTTAATATCCAAAAAACAAAATTGTGCTGCTCAATAGCGGATATGGAGCCAATGATTGAACAATCACGAAATCAAATCCCCTAAACAAAAACAAATGATAGCATAATATATACCCCAAGAAACATCAAAAATACGAGTTTTATGCTATTCATTTTCTCATCTACAAAAAATGGAGTCGTCTAAGTCTTACATGTTGAAGCTAATAGAAAAGCAGTAGGGAATTCAGGGTAAAATAAATATGTCTGCATTCCGCACTTTATGAGCTGGATCCACGCAGCGCTTGATACAGAATCGTATGGATGCTACGGAAAACATAATAAGTAGCCAAAAAAGGTCTCTTGTGATCAAAAATTAGATGAGTTTGTCCTGGAGAGAATTTTATGAAGCGGTTTTTTCTTCTTTATTCAGATTAAAATGTAATTTTTGCCATCGCCGTGATCGGCTTGTTCTATCCTGGACTTCACCGGCTAGCTGGCCGCATGCAGCATCGATGTCATCACCTCTTGTTTTGCGGGTAATGGTATTAATGCCTTTCGCTACCAGTCGATCACGAAATTCATTAATGGTTTTCAATGAGGATCGCTCATACTGGGTCATGGGGAAAGGGTTAAAAGGAATTAAGTTCACTTTTGCAGGAACGTTACTAAGCAGCTTAATTAATTGCTCAGCATGCTCAGGCTGATCATTCACGTCTTTGAGCATGACATATTCAAAAGTAACCTTCCGTTTGGGTTCATCTTTAAAATAGTTTTTACATATAGCCATTAGTTGTGCCAAAGGATATTTTTTATTAATAGGCACCAATTCATTACGTAAAGAGTCATTAGGAGCATGTAAAGATACCGCCAAAGATACCGGACTGATTTGTTTTAGCCGCTCAAGTTCCGGCAACACACCTGATGTACTTAGAGTAACCCGCCTTTTAGAAAGACCATAAGCAAAATCATCCATCATAATGTCCATAGCGGTTACTACATTATCAAAATTTAGCAAAGGCTCGCCCATTCCCATCATAACAATATTCGTAATATGTTTGTCGTGTGTTCCTTGTTGAGTTGATAATTCTCGAACAGCAAGCCAAACCTGCCCAATGATTTCAGCTGTAGTAAGGTTTCGGTTAAATCCTTGCTTCGCCGTGGAGCAAAAGCTACAGTTAAGCCCACAACCCACCTGAGAAGAGACACATAATGTTCCACGCGCAGTCTCAGGAATGTAGACGGTTTCAATGCAATTACCGCAGTCAAGTTTTAATAACCATTTACAAGTGCCATCGCTGGATTTCTGGCTGGAAACTATTTCTGGTAATTTGATGATTGCAGATTGGCAAAGTTTCTTCCGGAAATCTTTGCCAAGATTGCTCATGTTTGAAAAATCCATGCAGCCTTTTTGATGAATCCATTGGATTAACTGCTGAGCACGAAAAGGCTTCTCACCCCACTCCATGCACAAATGACGTAATTGTTGGTAATTGTAATCAAGTAAGTTAACTGTCTGATTCATCATGCAGCACTCCGCGATGAATTTATCGATCACAAATTTCATGAGGTTCAAAGAAAAAATGAATCTCACGTTCAGCATTTTCAAGGCTGTCTGAACCATGAACTGCATTGGCATCAATGCTTTCAGCAAAATCAGCACGGATTGTACCTGGAGCAGCTTCTTTGGGATTAGTGGCTCCCATAAGTTCACGATTTTTCATGACAGCATTTTCCCCTTTTAATACCTGTACCATCACGGGACCAGAAATCATAAACTCTACCAGATCATTAAAAAATGGCCGCACTTTATGAATGTCATAAAAACGCTCCGCCTCTTCACGCGAAAGTTGCATCATTTTAGCAGCTACAATAATTAAGCCAGCATTTTCAAAACGTGTATAAATTTGTCCAATCACTGATTTCGCAACCGCGTCAGGTTTAATGATGGATAAGGTTAATTCTTTAGACATACGTATACTCCAACAGGTTAAAATTACATCCAGGCGTTGCCCATATAAAAATTGGGCATTATACATGATTTGAACATCTTCTGGCTAATTTAATTTTTAACTCATCAGGGCAAAATCATACTTGATTATAGTTTGGCTTACTTGCCAAACTATTTTGTCACCAAATTACCCATTTTTCGTTTGAAAGAGTGAATGGAAGCATGCTCCAGTATTTTTAGATAATATCCCGATCAAAATTTAAAGCTTCTTTATTGATTTTAATCTGCTCATCGTTCATTCTATAGTCCGAAAGGTTATATAATAATTCGTTGACCTGTATAATTTTTTCATAAAATTCGCTGCGATACTCACGCAATTGCTCTGCCATAGATTTTATTTTATCAATGTAAACCTCCAGATTTTCTTCCATGCTTTTAAATGCAGAGAAAAAATCTTGAAAAATTGTTGATAATTTATCCAAATCCAGATGATGATTTACTAAGCCAAGATTTTCTGTGAAATTTTGAATAAAATCAGAATCTTTATTCAAGCCAGAAGCATCCTGTTCTGTTATATTTGCCAAAGCATAGGTTATCGCGTGTTCAATGGCAGACTCAGGAACATTTTTTCCTTCTTCTTTCATCATCTTCTCACAGGATTGAACGGCTTTATTCATCAAGGCTTTCCATTTTACGGAAAATGAAATAAGCTGCGCTTGACTTTCAGAAATAAGTTGAGAGTGCTCACGTTCCAACTGTTGGAATCTTTCGCCAAGAGCAGTCAGTTCCTGGCGCTTTTCTTCAAGTTCTTCTCGAGTAGAAGCTCCAGGAGTGTTATTGTCCTTTCCATCTTCTCCGGAAAGCAAATAATCTATAAACAGCTTCTGAACATAGGTTTGATAATCTTTTGCCTGAGTTAAAATAATCCCGTTCAGCACGTTTTTTATAGGTACTCTCAATAGGCGATAATAAATACTATGAGGATTTTTAAAAGCTCGGATCAATACATCTTGTGTCAGGCGCATATGGTATTTTTCTAAAATCCGTTCGGCTGTAATCAAGCCATAGGATGAATACCAGCTGGACAATTCATCATGCTCTTTTTGTTCGTTCATACTTCACCTGATTTGAATTTACAAAAGTCTGTGTTATAAGACGATTTTTTTAAAGTATAGTGTATTTAGCGATGTCAAAGCCATTAAATTCCGATTTACAGTTTTTATTTGATTTTTTAAAAACAGCTACACCTAAGGACTGGATCGAATATGCCGTTGAACATTTGCCTATATTGTTAATTGATCATGCGCATTGTGAACGTAAAGCGGCTGCCACTGCCCTTAATTTTATCAGCAAATACCCGGAGAAAGAGGCTGTTGTTGAGATCATGTCACCCTTGGCCAGAGAGGAACTCCTTCATTTTGAGAAAGTCATTGCTATTCTTCAGCAGAAAAACATTGCTTTTTCTCCACTGAAACCCTCTAATTATGCCCAGCAATTACATCAACATGTAGCAGCGAACAATGGTAAGGAAAGGCTGCGAGATCAATTAATCATTGGAGCAATTATTGAAGCGAGATCCTGTGAGCGCTTTTACCAGCTTATTCCTCATCTTAATGATCCTCATCTAGTGCGTTTTTATAGAACTCTGGTGAAATCGGAAGCAAGGCATTTTGAAAACTATTTACATCTTGCGCAAAGATATGGCGGCGAAATTAATCAGCGACTTGATTTTTTTCTCCATTTGGAGAATGAATTTATCTGTTCAAAAGATACGGTTTTCCGCTTTCACAGCGGAATTCCGGGCTCGCTTTAAAACAACAATCAATTTATGTGATGTTCAACATTCAAATTCTCATAGCTTGCAATAGTAAAACCACATATGAAGTGGATAAGCGGTTGCTGCAATCTAAAAGTTGAACATCGCATTTTATTGATAATGATTATGGACCTGGAGAAGTGGTTTGTGTTTCTTCAAGATTCGGAGCAAGTTCTTCATTTAAAGTCTTATGTAATTCCTTGCGCAATCCATCAAACGTAGCTTTATCAAGCGGCTCTCCTGACACCTTATGGCTATACTTATCTGGATTTGCTTTATCAGCCACATATCCCTTTTCCTCTAACCACAACTTAACCCGTTCCTGAAAATAAACATTCACGGCTGCATTAGGCGTTAAACCGCCTTTTGCTTTTAATTCTTCAAAATTCAACTTTCCGTTTTCATCTACATCTATAGCATATAAAAGATCAGGCAATTCAATCTGACTTTCACGAGTCTCCCATTTCCTGGTTAAAGGATCGATAGCTTTGCTTTGTATGAGATCTCCTATGCCCCTTCCCATCCATGTAGAAAGTCTTTCCGTGGTATAAGACAGTGCTTCAGCAAACTTCTTGGAATCTTTCGCCATTGCCGTAATAAAGTAACGTAAGTCATTGAAAGTCGTTATATCACTTTCTGAATCCTTGGCTACCTGCTTCCAGGCTTCTTCTTCTTTTTCAATTAATTTCTTATCAGATGGTTCTCTTTTTGCCACCCTGAAGGCAAGTCTATTCTCTTGTTCTTCTTTCAAACGACGTTGTATGTCTTCTCTAACTTGCTCTAAATAAGCTTTTTTAAATTCTTGATTTTTTTCTATTTCTTTTTGTCTCTTTTCTTCAGCCATTACTCACTCCGCTTCCAGTGACAACTGGTTAAAATAAAAACCTTTTGATTTATCATAACACAATAATTGTGGCCTGTCATCCCAGTCACTCAGCACATAGCGGCGAAACAGACGGTTATTTTTTTCATATTGATGCACACCTGGTTTATGTGTATGTCCATGAATTAATGTATTCACACTTATCTGTTGCATGTGGGATAAAAAGGCCTCTTCCACCACATCCATAGCCTCTATTGGCTTGCGATTTGACTGGCTGCGTTGACGGACAGCCTTGACTAGCCTGATGCGCAAAAAATAAGGCAAAAATAGAAAAAAACGTTTAAACCAGCGATTACGCGTTAAACGTCTGAAGCGTTGGTGATGAACATCTTGAGTGCAATAACCATCACCATGCGCCAGCATCACTTTTTCCTCGCCACAATCTATTAATGCAGGTTCATCAATCATCGTCCAACCAGCCAGTTTTGCAAACTGCTTACCTAATAAAAAATCACGATTACCATGCATATAATAAAATAAAATACCCTTTGAACTTAGTGATTTTATTTTTTTTGCGATTTCTTTACACCATTCATCGATACCATCATCCCCTGGCCAGGCATGAAAGAAATCACCTAAGATATAAATTGTTTTCACGGAGTGCTGTTGTGCCCATAGAAGAAAGTGATCAAAACGACGACTGATATCAGGTTCATCAGGACTAAGATGTAAATCAGAAATAAAAACAGCTGCAATCATAAAGGCTCAATATGTATATGTTCATCTTTTAAATAAATCTGACAGGGACCTGTCTGGCTATCAATCGCATCGCTTAAACGATAAAAGCCAGCGATGGAGATCAACTCAGCATCCAGAGACATGCAGAATATTCTGGCCTCACTATCACCGGAAATTCCTGCCAAAACTCGTCCACGCAATGCACCATAAACATGGATATGGCCATCAGCCAACAGTTCTGCTCCATGACTCACCGATGATGTGACGATCAAGTCGCTGTTTTTAGCAACCACTTGCTGACCAGAACGGACTGGTGCTGAATAAATTTTTGCTTTTACTGAATCCGGCAGTGCATTTTCCTGTTCCTGGCCATCCAAAGGCTTATCCTGTGTAGAGGATGATTTCAAGACCGCAAGTCCTTGACATTGGGCCACGGTGTCGAGAAAAGAATTACCACCTTGTATCGCTACAGGAATGATCCCCTGCTCTCTGATAACTTGGCAAAGATTCTTCAAGTCAAAATCAAACCGATTCACACAGGAAAAATCCAATACAACCGGTGCGTTTTCAAAGAGTTTAGGTGCTTTTGCAATGATTTCAGTCAATTGCCGGGAAAACAATTCGATTTCAGGATGAATTACCTGAAGCACAGTAAAGGTATAAAGTCTGCCTTTTAGTTTGAAAGCCTGGGATTTGAGTGAATTTGCAGCCATCTTCCTAATATCCATCATCATTATTTTTGTTTATACTAGCATGAGGAAGATCATAACAGAAGGATATCAACGTGGATAAACGATGGTTAGAGCATTATCAGGATGGCATACCCAAGCAAATCAATACGGATCAATATTCATCTCTGGTCTCTTTATTTGATGAGTCTTGCGCTAAATACAATGAACGAACAGCCTATGACAATATGGGAACAGAGATCAGTTATACTGATTTGGAAAAACTAAGTCGACAGCTTGCTGTTTATCTCCAGCAATTAGGCTTGAAAAAAGGGGCTCGGGTTGCTGTTATGATGCCCAATCTGCTGCAATATCCCGTTGCTCTGTTTGCTATTCTCAGAGCAGGTTATATTGTCGTCAATACAAATCCACTTTATACCAGTGATGAAGTGATTCATCAAATGAATGATTCGGGGGCTGAAGTCATTATAGTTCTGGCCAATTTTGCCCATACCGTTGAAAAGGCGTTGCCCCATATTCCGCAATTAAAACATATTATTATCACTGAAGTTGCAGATTTATTTTCCGTTGTAAAACGAGTCATCGTCAATTCCGTGGTTAAATATATCAAAAAAATGATTCCTACCTATCATATTCCTCAGG contains:
- the aceE gene encoding pyruvate dehydrogenase (acetyl-transferring), homodimeric type — encoded protein: MSDNMKNDIDPVETREWLDALQSVFAVDGKERAAFILKQLVKKAKTEGLSLTESIHTPYRNTIPVHAEKSMPPDDGLGKRISALIRWNAVAMVLRAGKYAPELGGHIASYASAATLYEIGFNYFFKGPKGKNGGDLLYIQGHSSPGIYARAFLEGRLTEKQLAHFRQEVEGEGLSSYPHPWLMSHFWQFPTVSMGLGPLQAIYQARFLKYLENRSLIKSEGRKVWAFLGDGEMDEPESVGALSIAAREKLDNLIFVVNCNLQRLDGPVRGNGKIIQELEGLFRGAGWNVIKVVWGGRWDPLFARDDQGLLQKRMEECVDGDYQAYKANDGAYVREHFFGQYLELKKMVENYSDDEIWRLNRGGHDPQKVYAAYTAATEHTGSPTVILAKTIKGYGMGAAGEGQNITHQQKKMTIEQLRAFRDRFSIPISDDDIDKVPFYRPDDESPEIQFLTKQREALGGYLPSRTTEGEPLKIPELSAFSNVTKGTGDREISTTMAFVRILSTLLKDKELGSRIVPIIPDECRTFGMEGLFRQIGIYSPVDQLYTPVDHEQVMYYREARDGQILEEGINEAGAFCSWIAAATSYSSNKLTMIPFYIYYSMFGFQRVGDLAWAAGDMQARGFLLGGTAGRTTLAGEGLQHQDGHSHILSSTIPNCVSYDPTYAYELAVIIQNGLKRMYEKQENIFYYITVMNENYSHPDMPKNVEEGIIKGMYLLKEAAKKSKNHVQLLGSGTILREVIEAARMLKEDFSITADIWSITSFTELRRDGLSVERYNRMNPDSKPREAYVSSQLKDRKGPIIASTDYMRLYAEQIRPFISAPYITLGTDGYGRSDTREQLRHFFEVDAKYVVLAAVSALAEQGNVSKSLVSEVMKRYDIHPDKPEPVTQ
- a CDS encoding cation:proton antiporter, with the protein product MHDGLVFNTIFLVFAGAALLSTIVLYTRQSLLVAYIILGAVLGPWGLRLVTDVGIIQQVGDIGIVFLLFLLGLHLQPQNLIHMLKKVTWVALISSLLFAAIAYFIGRWFGLTVTESLVLGASMMFSSTIIGLKLLPTTILHHQHTGEVMISVLLMQDVIAIIILIIINGAEQGGQFSLEDLLLVSIALPLLTLSAFLVERYVLVKLLARFDRTQEYVFLLSIAWCLSLSVAAKKLGLSEDIGAFVAGVALASSPISLFIAESLKPLRDFFLVMFFFSVGATFNFSYAAQVLIPAGILATLMLILKPLVFWLLLYKAGEKKPVSKEVGIRLGQASEFSLLVASIALATKLISEVASNLIQATTILTFIVSSYFVVLKYPTPIALSDKMRKD
- the aceF gene encoding dihydrolipoyllysine-residue acetyltransferase, with the translated sequence MAEENKIKVPDIGGATNVDVIEILVNEGDEIDTDTPLITLESEKASMDIPSPKAGKVKEIQVKAGDKVSEGDLILTLEGQEAKSSKEDKSTEKKTEKDIESGKKSTPSEQQEETHEKTEIKEVRIPDIGGATDVDVIEIMVQSGDKISKDQALITLEGDKATMDIPAPCAGVVDKISMNVGDKVSQGDLILTLQVKTDKKVEIEASEETENKKKEKEEKLPTTETKSEAVKAPVQEKEEAVMLPAGPAVRKIAREFGVDLGKVKGTGRKSRITKEDIQNYVKQKLSEKTTATGVSLPPAPQIDFSKYGEIDIKPLNKIKRLTGINVHRSWINIPHVTQFDEADITELESFRKTEQEKAKKAGYKLTVLAFVCKVVSKALKEFPQFNTSLDESGENLIYKKYFNIGIAVETENGLVVPVIRDVGQLSVADIAKEMARLSSKARDKGLMPVEMSGGCFTISSLGGIGGTAFTPIVNGPEVAILGLSRSSVKPVYDGDKFAPRLMLPLSLSYDHRVIDGAEAARFTRYIAETLGDIRRVLL